A single genomic interval of Crocosphaera sp. UHCC 0190 harbors:
- the lpxC gene encoding UDP-3-O-acyl-N-acetylglucosamine deacetylase: protein MTSTIEKGFTLSGIGLHSGAITQVTILPAKSGEGRYFVRVDLPEKPIIPAQVSSVKQTTLSTELGSNNATVRTVEHLLAALVGCGIENARIEIDGPEVPLLDGSAKNWVDAIIKSGLKPSKIVPGSPINEPIWVRDGDAFVAALPAPEMLFSYGVDYPYEAIGNQWISWNQKKESFVDFIAPARTFGFADQIEQLKQAGLIKGGNLENALVCDRNGWVNPPLRFENEPVRHKLLDLVGDLSLLGTIPQAHFLAYKASHKLHVELAKKIQEIS from the coding sequence ATGACATCAACGATTGAAAAAGGCTTTACATTATCAGGAATTGGTTTACATTCTGGGGCAATTACTCAAGTAACAATTTTACCCGCAAAATCTGGAGAAGGACGTTATTTTGTGCGGGTAGATTTACCAGAAAAACCCATCATTCCTGCTCAAGTTTCTTCAGTCAAACAAACAACTTTATCAACAGAATTAGGCTCTAATAATGCTACGGTTCGCACCGTAGAACATTTATTAGCTGCTTTGGTAGGTTGTGGTATTGAAAATGCTCGAATTGAAATTGATGGCCCCGAAGTTCCCTTATTAGATGGATCAGCTAAAAATTGGGTTGATGCTATTATTAAATCGGGTCTGAAACCGTCGAAAATAGTGCCAGGAAGCCCCATTAATGAACCTATATGGGTTAGGGATGGAGATGCTTTTGTAGCGGCCCTTCCTGCCCCAGAAATGCTGTTTAGCTATGGGGTTGATTATCCCTATGAAGCGATTGGTAATCAATGGATTAGTTGGAATCAAAAAAAAGAATCTTTTGTCGATTTTATTGCCCCTGCTAGAACTTTTGGATTTGCTGATCAGATTGAACAATTAAAACAAGCAGGGTTAATTAAAGGAGGTAATTTAGAGAATGCTTTAGTTTGCGATCGCAATGGTTGGGTTAATCCTCCTTTACGGTTTGAAAATGAACCTGTACGTCATAAGTTATTGGATTTGGTAGGAGATTTAAGTTTATTAGGAACTATCCCTCAAGCTCATTTTTTAGCTTATAAAGCAAGTCATAAACTTCATGTTGAGTTGGCTAAAAAAATTCAAGAAATCTCTTAA
- the cax gene encoding calcium/proton exchanger: MTFEKSVALFLLILVPLSIAADVLNWDKSFSFIYSVLSIIPLSIGLSIATEKVAIFTGPTLGGLVNAIFGSATTLIIAFVALKEGLVDLVKASITGSILSDLLLFLGLAMLTGGIRYKEQEFQPILARVNGLSMTLGVIAIALPTLAINTSNLVDPKAIEQISVMVATVLIIVYGLTLLFSLKTHSYLYDVSVAIETESDSLEGQKLTGVYHQLWLWIIVLLLMTMGVAFESELFVKDLDSVIDGFGFTPLFTGVILLPLISDVAGIVTVVRLALKNQMDLTVATATGDSLLITLLVAPLLILVGGRMNPGMDLDFNFFEVVAMAVAVTVTNLISFSGRSNWLDGTLLLATYFILGVSFFYHPV; encoded by the coding sequence ATAACTTTTGAAAAAAGCGTCGCTCTATTTCTTTTAATTTTAGTGCCACTTTCTATCGCAGCAGATGTTCTGAATTGGGACAAGAGTTTTAGTTTTATTTATTCAGTTTTATCGATTATTCCCTTGTCCATTGGGTTAAGTATCGCTACGGAGAAAGTGGCGATTTTTACCGGGCCAACCCTAGGGGGTTTAGTCAATGCTATTTTTGGCAGTGCTACCACATTAATTATTGCATTTGTTGCTTTAAAAGAAGGATTAGTTGATCTGGTCAAAGCAAGTATTACAGGCAGCATTTTAAGCGATTTACTGCTCTTTTTAGGATTAGCTATGTTGACAGGAGGAATTCGTTATAAAGAACAAGAATTTCAACCAATTCTAGCGAGAGTCAACGGATTATCTATGACTTTAGGAGTGATTGCGATCGCCTTACCCACACTAGCGATTAATACCTCAAATTTAGTTGATCCCAAAGCAATTGAGCAAATCTCTGTGATGGTAGCAACTGTCTTAATTATCGTCTATGGATTAACCTTATTATTCTCCTTAAAAACTCACAGTTATCTTTATGATGTTAGTGTAGCAATTGAAACTGAATCAGATTCCTTAGAAGGACAAAAACTAACAGGTGTTTATCATCAGTTATGGTTATGGATAATTGTACTTCTTCTGATGACAATGGGAGTGGCTTTTGAATCGGAATTATTTGTCAAAGATCTTGATTCTGTTATCGATGGATTCGGTTTTACACCATTATTTACTGGGGTAATTTTATTACCTTTAATTAGTGATGTAGCTGGCATTGTTACCGTAGTTCGATTAGCTTTAAAAAATCAGATGGATTTAACAGTGGCCACGGCTACAGGTGATAGTTTATTAATTACTTTATTGGTCGCGCCTTTATTGATTTTAGTAGGAGGAAGAATGAATCCAGGAATGGATCTTGATTTTAACTTTTTTGAGGTTGTTGCAATGGCTGTGGCTGTTACAGTTACTAATTTAATTAGTTTTAGTGGGCGTTCTAATTGGTTGGATGGAACTCTACTTTTAGCCACTTATTTTATTTTGGGAGTAAGTTTCTTTTATCATCCAGTATAA
- a CDS encoding class II glutamine amidotransferase, whose translation MCQLLGMNCNIPTDICFSFEGFCTRGGQTDEHKDGWGIAFFEGKGCRLFLDAKPSTNSPIADLVKRYPIHSTHVIAHIRKATKGEIRLDNCHPFRRELWGRYWVFAHNGDLPDFEPNNSQFYQPVGTTDSEQAFCFILNKLRQEFPQEKPPLAILYHALNEITLSLANLGIFNYLLSDGESFFAHCSTKLHYIIRQAPFGAAHLIDQDVTVDFQALTRESDRVAVIATTPLTDNEVWTPLQPNQLIAFQDGLPLKIS comes from the coding sequence ATGTGTCAATTATTAGGAATGAATTGTAATATCCCAACTGATATTTGTTTTTCTTTTGAGGGTTTTTGTACGCGAGGAGGACAAACAGATGAACATAAAGATGGTTGGGGAATTGCTTTTTTTGAAGGGAAAGGATGCCGATTATTTTTAGATGCAAAACCATCTACAAACTCTCCCATTGCTGACTTAGTGAAACGCTATCCTATCCATTCTACCCATGTTATTGCTCATATTCGTAAAGCAACTAAGGGAGAAATTAGGTTAGACAATTGTCATCCTTTTCGACGGGAACTTTGGGGACGATATTGGGTTTTTGCTCATAATGGAGATTTACCAGATTTTGAGCCTAATAATTCTCAATTTTATCAACCTGTGGGAACGACGGATAGTGAACAAGCTTTTTGTTTTATTTTAAATAAACTACGTCAAGAATTCCCCCAGGAAAAGCCCCCTTTAGCGATACTTTACCATGCCTTGAATGAGATTACTTTATCCTTAGCTAATCTGGGAATCTTTAACTATTTATTATCTGATGGGGAGTCATTTTTTGCCCATTGTTCCACTAAATTACATTATATCATTAGACAAGCTCCTTTTGGGGCTGCCCATTTAATTGATCAAGATGTTACGGTAGACTTTCAAGCATTGACCCGTGAAAGCGATCGCGTGGCAGTTATTGCGACCACTCCCTTAACAGATAATGAAGTTTGGACACCCTTACAACCTAATCAATTAATCGCTTTTCAAGATGGTTTACCTCTCAAAATTAGCTAA
- a CDS encoding DUF1003 domain-containing protein: MAYRHPLRPKVSPEEYKLLLRLRERKPAQNPPKPIIKMGDRLSDGFAAVMGSWRFIIIQSVILSIWVMLNGVAFVKHWDPYPFILLNLVLSFQAAYAAPIIMMSQNRQAAVDRQEAKHDYEVNMKAELEIGLLHDKVDLLREQEIVELKNLLLKQQKQIEQLEEFIRQKESSE, from the coding sequence ATGGCTTATAGACATCCACTCCGCCCCAAAGTGAGTCCAGAAGAATATAAACTACTACTGAGACTCCGAGAACGAAAACCCGCACAAAATCCCCCTAAACCAATCATCAAGATGGGCGATCGCTTATCTGATGGTTTTGCTGCCGTTATGGGATCTTGGCGTTTTATCATTATTCAATCGGTTATTTTATCAATTTGGGTGATGCTGAATGGGGTTGCTTTTGTTAAGCATTGGGACCCCTATCCTTTCATTTTGCTTAATTTAGTGCTTTCTTTTCAAGCTGCTTATGCTGCACCAATTATTATGATGAGTCAAAATCGCCAAGCAGCAGTTGATCGCCAAGAAGCTAAACACGACTACGAAGTTAATATGAAGGCTGAATTAGAAATAGGATTACTTCATGATAAAGTAGACCTTCTGAGAGAACAAGAAATAGTTGAACTCAAAAACTTATTGTTAAAACAGCAGAAACAGATTGAACAACTTGAAGAATTTATTAGACAAAAGGAGAGCAGCGAATGA
- a CDS encoding tetratricopeptide repeat protein: MMRLEEDLKRGDMVAISAVAGVGGIGKTELASQYANKYQNNYPGGIIWLSEGVNDISLEVLQFFQVELKLDVPFKDYQDRPLSVKQQINYCWQHYPFDGLVLVVFDDITNIENLLESIPEDKRFRLLVTTRLRNLDPNYFQTIPLDILSDTEALELLTKLLGDKDKRTQKEPENAAKLCEWLEYLPLGIQLIGGYLRNDPDLSLVSLLSQLETKGLEDASLQEKSEYKIKKVFAFTWEKLNPITQQVGMFLSLFSPKEIVWEVVEYVAIGEDLAENRTPLNLSTDELNEGKKELYSYHLLQRDDTDEYYKIHALVRLFLQEKLVESAAFSLMNTFSQNLIAIFQNINQSPTLEQIDFYRFFILHLEELGNYLSETIPNSPSSSFEQFKVQLQQSVTDKQIIRVFISLSRFFNGQGLYLSAEPWSKKCLEVVIKRLGDNHPDVPTSLNNLAALYDSQGRYEDAEPLYLQALELSQRLLGDNHLDVATYLNNLAALYKSQGRYEDAEPLYLQALELKKRLLGDNYPNVATYLNNLAALYDSQGRYEDAEPLYLQALELRKRLLGDNHPDVASSLNNLAGLYNSQGRYEDAEPLYLQALELRKRLLGDNHPDVASSLNNLAELYRSQGRYEDAEPLYLQALELKKRLLGDNHPHVATSLNNLAELYRSQGRYEDAEPLYLQALELWKRLLGDNHPHVAYSLNNLALLYKSQGRYEDAEPLYLQALELSKRLLGDNHPDVATSLNNLAELYRSQGRYEDAEPLYLQALELKKRLLGDNHPDVATSLNNLAALYDSQGRYEEAEPLFLQALELWKRLLGDNHPYVATSLNNLAALYKFQGRYEEAEPLFLQALELWKRLLGDNHPDVATSLNNLAALYDSQGRYEEAEPLYLQAINISRERLGENHPNTQTFHQNYRIMLSQRRNPWKRLLLGLIQGVLRLLILPFYYVWLGLRWLVRRLRH; this comes from the coding sequence ATGATGCGTCTAGAAGAAGACTTAAAACGAGGGGATATGGTGGCGATTTCTGCAGTTGCAGGAGTTGGAGGTATTGGTAAGACTGAGTTGGCGAGTCAATATGCTAATAAATATCAAAATAATTATCCTGGGGGAATTATTTGGTTAAGCGAAGGTGTCAATGATATTAGTTTAGAAGTTCTGCAATTTTTCCAAGTAGAACTTAAGCTGGATGTTCCTTTTAAAGATTATCAAGATAGACCTTTATCGGTAAAGCAACAGATTAATTATTGTTGGCAACATTATCCTTTTGATGGTTTGGTTTTGGTGGTTTTTGATGATATTACTAACATTGAAAATTTACTGGAATCTATTCCAGAAGATAAACGCTTTCGTCTTTTAGTAACAACTCGTTTACGAAATTTAGACCCTAATTATTTTCAGACTATCCCTTTAGATATTCTCTCGGATACAGAAGCATTAGAACTGTTAACTAAGTTACTTGGTGACAAAGATAAACGAACCCAAAAAGAACCCGAAAATGCAGCTAAATTATGCGAATGGTTGGAGTATTTACCTTTGGGAATACAGTTAATTGGGGGATATTTAAGAAATGATCCTGATTTATCTTTGGTTAGTCTATTAAGTCAGCTAGAAACCAAGGGACTAGAAGATGCTTCTCTACAAGAAAAAAGCGAATACAAGATTAAAAAGGTCTTTGCTTTCACTTGGGAGAAACTCAACCCTATTACTCAACAAGTGGGAATGTTCCTCAGTTTATTCTCTCCTAAAGAGATTGTTTGGGAGGTAGTAGAATATGTAGCTATTGGGGAAGATTTAGCAGAAAATAGAACACCTTTAAATCTATCGACGGATGAGTTAAACGAAGGAAAGAAGGAACTATATAGTTATCATCTTTTACAACGGGATGATACAGACGAATATTATAAAATTCATGCACTGGTTCGTCTCTTTTTGCAGGAGAAATTAGTAGAGTCTGCTGCTTTTTCTCTCATGAATACTTTTAGTCAAAATTTAATCGCTATTTTCCAAAATATTAACCAATCTCCCACCCTAGAACAGATTGATTTTTATCGTTTCTTCATCCTCCATTTAGAAGAATTAGGGAACTATTTAAGTGAAACTATTCCTAACTCCCCTTCCTCATCTTTTGAACAATTTAAGGTACAGCTACAACAGTCAGTTACAGATAAACAAATTATTAGGGTATTTATTAGTTTAAGTCGCTTTTTTAATGGTCAAGGATTGTATTTAAGTGCAGAACCTTGGTCTAAAAAATGTCTAGAAGTTGTGATAAAACGCTTAGGAGACAATCATCCCGATGTCCCTACTTCCCTCAACAATTTAGCAGCTTTGTACGATTCCCAAGGAAGGTACGAAGATGCAGAACCTCTCTATTTACAAGCATTAGAACTGAGTCAACGACTATTAGGAGACAATCATCTCGATGTCGCTACTTACCTCAACAATTTAGCAGCTTTGTACAAATCCCAAGGAAGGTACGAAGATGCAGAACCTCTCTATTTACAAGCATTAGAATTGAAAAAACGACTATTAGGAGACAATTATCCCAATGTAGCTACTTACCTCAACAATTTAGCAGCTTTGTACGATTCCCAAGGAAGGTACGAAGATGCAGAACCTCTCTATTTACAAGCATTAGAATTGAGAAAACGACTATTAGGAGACAATCATCCCGATGTCGCTTCTTCCCTCAACAATTTAGCAGGTTTGTACAATTCCCAAGGAAGGTACGAAGATGCAGAACCTCTCTATTTACAAGCATTAGAATTGAGAAAACGACTATTAGGAGACAATCATCCCGATGTCGCTTCTTCCCTCAACAATTTAGCAGAATTATACCGTTCCCAAGGAAGGTACGAAGATGCAGAACCTCTCTATTTACAAGCATTAGAACTGAAAAAACGACTATTAGGAGACAATCATCCCCATGTCGCTACTTCCCTCAACAATTTAGCAGAATTATACCGTTCCCAAGGAAGGTACGAAGATGCAGAACCTCTCTATTTACAAGCATTAGAACTGTGGAAACGACTATTAGGAGACAATCATCCCCATGTCGCTTATTCCCTCAACAATTTAGCATTATTGTACAAATCCCAAGGCAGGTACGAAGATGCAGAACCTCTCTATTTACAAGCATTAGAATTGAGTAAACGATTATTAGGAGACAATCATCCCGATGTCGCTACTTCTCTCAACAATTTAGCAGAATTATACCGTTCCCAAGGAAGGTATGAAGATGCAGAACCTCTCTATTTACAAGCATTAGAACTGAAAAAACGACTATTAGGAGACAATCATCCCGATGTCGCTACTTCCCTCAACAATTTAGCAGCTTTGTACGATTCCCAAGGAAGGTACGAAGAAGCAGAACCTCTCTTTTTACAAGCATTAGAACTGTGGAAACGACTATTAGGAGACAATCATCCCTATGTCGCTACTTCCCTCAACAATTTAGCAGCTTTGTACAAATTCCAAGGAAGGTACGAAGAAGCAGAACCTCTCTTTTTACAAGCATTAGAACTGTGGAAACGACTATTAGGAGACAATCATCCCGATGTCGCTACTTCCCTCAACAATTTAGCAGCTTTGTACGATTCCCAAGGAAGGTACGAAGAAGCAGAACCTCTCTATTTACAAGCAATTAATATTAGTCGAGAAAGATTAGGAGAAAATCATCCTAATACCCAAACCTTTCATCAAAATTATAGGATAATGTTGTCCCAAAGACGCAACCCCTGGAAACGACTATTATTAGGATTAATTCAAGGGGTTTTAAGACTGTTGATTTTACCCTTTTATTATGTTTGGTTAGGGTTGCGGTGGTTGGTTAGAAGGTTGCGTCATTAA